From a region of the Sporosarcina ureilytica genome:
- the parC gene encoding DNA topoisomerase IV subunit A, whose protein sequence is MTNVERFQDLPLEEVIGDRFGRYSKYIIQDRALPDARDGLKPVQRRILYAMHHDGNTHEKAFRKAAKTVGNVIGNYHPHGDSSVYEAMVRMSQDWKLRHLMIEMHGNNGSIDGDSAAAMRYTEARLSAISGEMLRDIEKNTVDFIPNFDDTEPEPTVLPARFPNLLVNGSTGISAGYATDIPPHALHEVLDAVLLRLKKPNVTVDELMTVIKGPDFPTGGIIQGTDGIKTAYKTGRGRFVIRAKTDIESLKGGKSQIVVSEIPYEVNKANLVKRMDELRIDRKLEGIADVRDESDRTGLRIVIELRKDTDSNGILQYLLKNTDLQVTYNFNMIAIAGRRPTLMSLPMLLDAYIDHQKEVVTRRSEYDIQKAQDRLHIVEGLMKALSILDEVIQTIRSSKDKRDAKNNIIEKFGFSEIQAEAIVSLQLYRLTNTDITELRKEEETLKKTIEELDAILKSDKKLTAVIRKELTALRKKFAEPRRSEIEAKIEEIKVDIDILIPSEEVYVSVTKDGYIKRTSIRSYSASNGTGHDMKESDYMLFEEQMNTQHHLLLFTSFGNYLYQPVHELPDIRWRDLGQHISSIIPLEPNEEIVAAIGIENFEEDAVVVTVTENGNIKKSCLSNYPVRRYNRTFIAMGVRDGDRMVDAKLVKGDEDVILFTHQAYALRFSLSEVNVTGIRTAGVRGINLKEDDKLVSIVVVSDTNASIIVATQRGAVKRMGLKELETAKRAQRGLLVLRELQTNPHRVIGAVMATNDEIIVLATENDEKVPVQAGTLRLVDRQSNGSFIADEKKEGKVSHIYKDPKAIIES, encoded by the coding sequence ATGACAAATGTTGAACGATTTCAAGATCTTCCACTCGAAGAAGTTATCGGGGATCGATTTGGAAGATATAGTAAATACATCATTCAAGACCGAGCATTACCAGATGCGCGTGACGGATTGAAACCAGTACAACGCCGGATTTTGTATGCGATGCACCATGATGGCAATACACACGAAAAGGCATTCCGTAAAGCTGCCAAAACAGTTGGAAACGTAATTGGTAATTATCATCCACACGGAGATTCCTCTGTCTATGAAGCGATGGTGCGGATGAGCCAAGATTGGAAACTTCGCCATTTAATGATTGAAATGCACGGAAATAACGGTTCCATCGATGGCGACTCTGCGGCAGCAATGCGTTATACAGAAGCACGTTTATCTGCGATTTCCGGTGAAATGTTGCGAGATATTGAGAAAAACACGGTTGATTTTATTCCAAACTTTGATGACACGGAACCGGAGCCTACTGTCTTACCGGCTAGATTTCCAAATCTACTTGTCAATGGGTCAACGGGAATTTCAGCGGGTTACGCAACAGATATTCCACCGCACGCACTCCATGAAGTGCTCGATGCGGTTCTTCTTCGACTTAAAAAGCCGAATGTAACGGTTGATGAACTCATGACGGTCATCAAAGGGCCTGATTTTCCAACCGGCGGTATTATACAAGGAACGGATGGAATTAAAACAGCCTATAAAACAGGTAGAGGTCGGTTTGTGATTCGTGCCAAAACGGATATCGAATCTTTAAAAGGCGGAAAATCCCAAATTGTCGTATCTGAAATTCCATATGAAGTGAATAAAGCAAATCTCGTAAAGCGTATGGACGAACTCCGAATTGATCGGAAGTTGGAAGGGATTGCCGATGTAAGGGATGAGTCGGATAGAACAGGTTTGCGTATTGTAATTGAATTAAGAAAAGATACGGATAGTAACGGTATTTTACAATATTTATTAAAAAATACAGATTTACAAGTGACGTATAATTTTAATATGATTGCAATTGCTGGGCGCCGGCCAACTTTAATGTCGCTGCCAATGTTACTAGATGCTTATATTGACCATCAAAAAGAAGTTGTGACAAGAAGATCGGAATATGATATTCAAAAAGCACAAGATCGTCTACATATTGTAGAAGGCTTAATGAAGGCGTTATCTATATTAGACGAAGTCATTCAAACGATTAGAAGTTCTAAAGATAAGCGCGATGCTAAAAATAATATTATCGAGAAGTTTGGGTTCTCCGAAATTCAAGCGGAAGCGATTGTATCGTTACAGTTATATCGATTAACGAACACAGATATAACAGAGTTGCGAAAAGAAGAAGAAACATTGAAAAAAACGATTGAAGAACTAGATGCAATCTTAAAAAGCGATAAAAAGCTTACGGCAGTCATTCGTAAAGAATTGACGGCACTTCGCAAGAAATTTGCTGAGCCTAGAAGATCGGAAATTGAAGCAAAAATCGAAGAAATTAAAGTTGATATTGATATCCTTATACCGAGCGAAGAAGTGTATGTTTCTGTTACAAAAGACGGCTATATTAAACGAACGAGCATTCGTTCTTATAGCGCATCAAATGGTACTGGACATGACATGAAGGAATCTGACTATATGTTATTTGAAGAGCAGATGAATACACAGCATCATCTATTGTTGTTTACGTCATTCGGTAACTATTTATATCAGCCAGTACATGAGTTACCAGATATTAGATGGCGTGATCTTGGTCAACATATTTCAAGTATCATTCCCTTAGAGCCGAATGAAGAAATTGTAGCGGCAATTGGTATTGAAAATTTCGAAGAAGATGCGGTCGTCGTAACCGTAACTGAGAATGGAAACATTAAAAAATCATGTTTATCGAATTATCCAGTCAGACGTTATAATCGAACATTTATTGCAATGGGCGTTCGCGATGGTGATCGGATGGTTGACGCCAAACTCGTGAAAGGCGATGAAGATGTCATCCTCTTTACGCATCAAGCGTATGCACTCCGGTTTTCATTGTCTGAAGTGAATGTAACTGGTATTCGTACCGCTGGAGTTCGGGGGATTAATTTAAAAGAAGATGATAAACTTGTCTCGATAGTTGTCGTATCTGATACGAATGCTTCGATTATTGTAGCTACACAGCGTGGGGCAGTGAAGAGAATGGGACTTAAAGAACTTGAGACAGCGAAGAGAGCTCAGCGCGGACTTCTCGTCTTAAGAGAACTACAAACGAACCCTCACCGGGTAATAGGTGCAGTGATGGCAACAAATGATGAAATTATTGTATTAGCGACAGAAAATGATGAAAAAGTACCGGTTCAAGCTGGTACTTTAAGATTAGTAGATCGTCAATCGAATGGAAGCTTTATTGCCGATGAGAAAAAAGAAGGAAAAGTTTCACATATTTATAAGGATCCAAAAGCGATTATAGAGTCATAA